A region of Clostridium acetobutylicum ATCC 824 DNA encodes the following proteins:
- a CDS encoding VanZ family protein, with protein MKKIFLILLCILCFSFIFYNSSQNANVSNDRSYRITNDLRNFYRKLKGENQRSYTKLPTNPRDEKINIFIRKNAHAFEYFLLACVVTIIIFSLGLKGRYAVVYIWFICLFYAVLDEFHQLYVPGRTSLVSDVLVDFLGANIGMWISYFVYYVILKKFIRKK; from the coding sequence ATGAAAAAAATTTTTTTAATTTTACTTTGCATTCTTTGCTTTAGCTTTATATTTTATAACTCCTCTCAAAATGCCAATGTATCTAATGATAGAAGTTATAGGATAACAAATGATTTAAGGAACTTTTACAGAAAACTAAAGGGAGAAAATCAAAGAAGCTACACTAAGCTTCCAACAAACCCGAGAGATGAGAAAATAAACATCTTTATAAGAAAAAATGCCCATGCCTTTGAATACTTCTTACTTGCTTGTGTTGTCACAATAATTATATTCAGCTTAGGCCTTAAAGGACGGTATGCTGTTGTTTACATATGGTTTATATGTCTTTTTTATGCGGTGCTTGATGAATTTCATCAATTATATGTTCCAGGAAGAACATCGCTTGTTTCAGATGTTTTAGTGGATTTTCTTGGTGCAAATATTGGCATGTGGATTAGTTATTTTGTTTATTATGTTATATTAAAGAAATTTATCAGAAAAAAATAA
- a CDS encoding sugar transferase, which produces MQNLELEDKKVVFMPEESLDKGIGYFIIKRIIDVFGSLVGIIFLSPVMLIVIVAIKLDSKGPIIFSQKRVGQNGRIFNMYKFRSMVENAERLLGKLQDKNEMSGPMFKMSDDPRITKVGRFIRKTSLDELPQLFNVLRGHMSLVGPRPNLPNEVKEFNEFQKRKFMVKPGLTCYWQVMGRSSIGFEEWIELDLKYIKERSTFVDLKLIFRTFFLLFGDKNAM; this is translated from the coding sequence TTGCAGAATTTAGAATTAGAAGATAAAAAAGTTGTATTTATGCCAGAAGAAAGCCTTGATAAGGGTATTGGGTATTTTATAATAAAAAGAATTATAGATGTATTTGGATCACTTGTAGGAATAATATTCTTAAGTCCTGTTATGCTCATAGTAATTGTTGCAATAAAGTTGGACTCAAAGGGTCCTATTATTTTTTCCCAAAAAAGAGTAGGGCAAAATGGAAGAATATTCAATATGTATAAATTTCGTTCTATGGTTGAAAATGCAGAGAGGCTTTTAGGCAAACTTCAGGATAAAAATGAAATGTCAGGCCCCATGTTTAAAATGAGTGATGATCCAAGAATAACAAAAGTAGGAAGGTTTATAAGAAAAACTAGTTTAGATGAACTCCCTCAGCTCTTTAATGTTTTAAGAGGGCATATGTCGCTTGTAGGACCGAGACCTAACTTACCTAATGAAGTAAAGGAATTTAATGAGTTTCAGAAGAGAAAGTTTATGGTGAAGCCGGGATTAACTTGTTATTGGCAGGTTATGGGCAGAAGCTCTATAGGCTTTGAGGAATGGATTGAGCTTGATTTGAAATATATAAAAGAGAGAAGTACATTTGTTGATTTGAAGCTTATATTCAGAACGTTTTTTTTACTTTTCGGAGACAAAAATGCAATGTAA